In Acipenser ruthenus chromosome 16, fAciRut3.2 maternal haplotype, whole genome shotgun sequence, the following proteins share a genomic window:
- the LOC117412638 gene encoding hyaluronidase-1 isoform X1, which translates to MNTGLRQCHKTFDLSLRITQKPPLPVSMAIVVSERPGLHRVVLLCLTLLSPESGALQPARAPLLPGQPFLVLWGVPDALCQERPDPSSFGMVTDAEGALKGGGVTMFYEDSLGLYPYFDSQNRAVAGGLPQQTNLEMHLLKLEADILSAIPALEYRGLAVIRWEEWWPQWSRNRAKKEIYQEQSRGLLQQFFPDWSRAELDQWAQVDFEAAAQAVLLETLQNARTLRPDGLWGFHPYPDCHNSPSHTGRCPATEMALNDELLWLWKKSSALYPSLQLDKALSGTEGTRLYTSNQIREALRVGALAGGAHDLPVFPFVRSVYTATNSFLSQADLVYSVGESAAMGAAGIVIWEKFFPTKNQRGCWELADFVRRTLGPYVVNVTTAARLCGEALCGSRGRCVRKDLAKPVYLHLPPASYQLLPDTNMSRGGGVTAQGQLQPGDLEVWRERFECQWFQGMEEGPPADDGVVVKTGVNTGVKTEVNRGVGTGVKAKPTPASNSPDSIKMPAVLITSLTVIATHWLRETSSVN; encoded by the exons atgaatacag GGCTACGGCAATGTCACAAGACCTTTGACCTTTCTTTAAGGATTACACAGAAGCCCCCCCTCCCAGTCTCTATGGCGATTGTTGTCTCTGAGAGGCCAGGGCTACACAGGGTGGTGTTGCTGTGCCTCACACTCCTATCACCCGAGTCAGGGGCTCTCCAGCCAGCCCGAGCCCCTCTGCTTCCCGGGCAACCCTTCCTGGTGCTGTGGGGCGTCCCCGATGCCCTTTGCCAGGAGCGGCCGGACCCCAGCTCATTCGGTATGGTCACCGACGCAGAGGGGGCCCTGAAGGGAGGAGGGGTCACCATGTTCTACGAGGATAGCCTGGGGCTCTACCCCTACTTTGACTCCCAGAACAGGGCCGTGGCCGGGGGGTTGCCCCAGCAGACAAACCTGGAAATGCACCTCCTCAAGTTGGAGGCCGACATCCTCTCAGCCATCCCCGCGCTGGAGTACCGCGGGCTGGCCGTCATCAGATGGGAGGAGTGGTGGCCCCAGTGGAGCCGCAACCGGGCCAAGAAGGAGATCTACCAGGAGCAGTCGCGTGGCCTCCTGCAGCAGTTCTTCCCAGACTGGTCCCGGGCCGAGCTGGACCAGTGGGCCCAGGTGGATTTCGAGGCGGCCGCCCAGGCAGTTCTGCTCGAGACCCTGCAGAACGCCCGCACGCTCAGACCCGACGGGCTCTGGGGGTTCCACCCGTACCCCGACTGCCACAACTCCCCCAGCCACACCGGCCGCTGCCCCGCCACAGAGATGGCCCTGAACGACGAGCTGCTGTGGCTCTGGAAGAAGAGCTCGGCGCTCTACCCCTCCCTGCAGCTGGACAAGGCGCTGAGCGGCACGGAGGGGACACGGCTCTACACCTCCAATCAGATCAGGGAGGCCCTGCGCGTGGGGGCGCTGGCCGGGGGCGCCCACGACCTGCCCGTCTTCCCGTTTGTCAGGAGCGTCTACACCGCCACCAACTCCTTCCTGTCACAG GCAGACCTTGTGTACTCCGTTGGGGAGAGCGCGGCTATGGGAGCAGCCGGAATCGTGATTTGGGAAAAGTTCTTCCCGACCAAAAACCAG AGAGGATGCTGGGAGCTGGCGGACTTCGTCAGGCGGACGCTGGGCCCGTACGTGGTGAACGTGACGACAGCAGCGCGGCTCTGTGGAGAGGCTCTGTGTggcagcagggggcgctgtgtgCGGAAAGACCTTGCAAAGCCTGTCTACCTGCACCTGCCCCCCGCCAGCTACCAGCTGCTGCCCGACACCAACATGAGCAGAGGAGGGGGGGTGACCGCCCAGGGCCAGCTGCAGCCCGGAGACCTGGAGGTCTGGAGAGAGAGATTCGAGTGCCAGTGGTTCCAGGGGATGGAAGAGGGGCCGCCAGCTGACGACGGGGTGGTGGTCAAAACAGGGGTCAATACAGGGGTCAAAACAGAGGTCAACAGAGGGGTCGGCACAGGGGTAAAGGCAAAACCCACCCCTGCCAGCAACTCTCCAGACAGCATTAAGATGCCTGCTGTGCTGATCACCTCCCTGACTGTCATCGCCACGCACTGGCTCCGGGAAACCTCTTCAGTTAATTAA
- the LOC117412638 gene encoding hyaluronidase-1 isoform X2 has protein sequence MAIVVSERPGLHRVVLLCLTLLSPESGALQPARAPLLPGQPFLVLWGVPDALCQERPDPSSFGMVTDAEGALKGGGVTMFYEDSLGLYPYFDSQNRAVAGGLPQQTNLEMHLLKLEADILSAIPALEYRGLAVIRWEEWWPQWSRNRAKKEIYQEQSRGLLQQFFPDWSRAELDQWAQVDFEAAAQAVLLETLQNARTLRPDGLWGFHPYPDCHNSPSHTGRCPATEMALNDELLWLWKKSSALYPSLQLDKALSGTEGTRLYTSNQIREALRVGALAGGAHDLPVFPFVRSVYTATNSFLSQADLVYSVGESAAMGAAGIVIWEKFFPTKNQRGCWELADFVRRTLGPYVVNVTTAARLCGEALCGSRGRCVRKDLAKPVYLHLPPASYQLLPDTNMSRGGGVTAQGQLQPGDLEVWRERFECQWFQGMEEGPPADDGVVVKTGVNTGVKTEVNRGVGTGVKAKPTPASNSPDSIKMPAVLITSLTVIATHWLRETSSVN, from the exons ATGGCGATTGTTGTCTCTGAGAGGCCAGGGCTACACAGGGTGGTGTTGCTGTGCCTCACACTCCTATCACCCGAGTCAGGGGCTCTCCAGCCAGCCCGAGCCCCTCTGCTTCCCGGGCAACCCTTCCTGGTGCTGTGGGGCGTCCCCGATGCCCTTTGCCAGGAGCGGCCGGACCCCAGCTCATTCGGTATGGTCACCGACGCAGAGGGGGCCCTGAAGGGAGGAGGGGTCACCATGTTCTACGAGGATAGCCTGGGGCTCTACCCCTACTTTGACTCCCAGAACAGGGCCGTGGCCGGGGGGTTGCCCCAGCAGACAAACCTGGAAATGCACCTCCTCAAGTTGGAGGCCGACATCCTCTCAGCCATCCCCGCGCTGGAGTACCGCGGGCTGGCCGTCATCAGATGGGAGGAGTGGTGGCCCCAGTGGAGCCGCAACCGGGCCAAGAAGGAGATCTACCAGGAGCAGTCGCGTGGCCTCCTGCAGCAGTTCTTCCCAGACTGGTCCCGGGCCGAGCTGGACCAGTGGGCCCAGGTGGATTTCGAGGCGGCCGCCCAGGCAGTTCTGCTCGAGACCCTGCAGAACGCCCGCACGCTCAGACCCGACGGGCTCTGGGGGTTCCACCCGTACCCCGACTGCCACAACTCCCCCAGCCACACCGGCCGCTGCCCCGCCACAGAGATGGCCCTGAACGACGAGCTGCTGTGGCTCTGGAAGAAGAGCTCGGCGCTCTACCCCTCCCTGCAGCTGGACAAGGCGCTGAGCGGCACGGAGGGGACACGGCTCTACACCTCCAATCAGATCAGGGAGGCCCTGCGCGTGGGGGCGCTGGCCGGGGGCGCCCACGACCTGCCCGTCTTCCCGTTTGTCAGGAGCGTCTACACCGCCACCAACTCCTTCCTGTCACAG GCAGACCTTGTGTACTCCGTTGGGGAGAGCGCGGCTATGGGAGCAGCCGGAATCGTGATTTGGGAAAAGTTCTTCCCGACCAAAAACCAG AGAGGATGCTGGGAGCTGGCGGACTTCGTCAGGCGGACGCTGGGCCCGTACGTGGTGAACGTGACGACAGCAGCGCGGCTCTGTGGAGAGGCTCTGTGTggcagcagggggcgctgtgtgCGGAAAGACCTTGCAAAGCCTGTCTACCTGCACCTGCCCCCCGCCAGCTACCAGCTGCTGCCCGACACCAACATGAGCAGAGGAGGGGGGGTGACCGCCCAGGGCCAGCTGCAGCCCGGAGACCTGGAGGTCTGGAGAGAGAGATTCGAGTGCCAGTGGTTCCAGGGGATGGAAGAGGGGCCGCCAGCTGACGACGGGGTGGTGGTCAAAACAGGGGTCAATACAGGGGTCAAAACAGAGGTCAACAGAGGGGTCGGCACAGGGGTAAAGGCAAAACCCACCCCTGCCAGCAACTCTCCAGACAGCATTAAGATGCCTGCTGTGCTGATCACCTCCCTGACTGTCATCGCCACGCACTGGCTCCGGGAAACCTCTTCAGTTAATTAA